ATGAACTGAAAATAAGCAAAACTTCCGTTTCCAACTGCTCCAGGTACGGATATGAAAGTCACACCAGACAATGCCGTACCGATCATTCCAAAAGCAACGATATACCATTTGGAATTTTTATTCGCGATGAAAAAGGTGGCATTGTCTGCAGACTTTTTGGAAGTGACGTGGGCAACGATCACTAATACGCCAAAATAGATCAATAGAAAGCTAAATAAGGTTAGAGGCGCCATTCTTTTCTTTGTTTAACTGATGTATGTTAGGCTTTTATATCTTGAATTTTCTCGATGGCTTTACGGACGCTCCCATATTCTTCCAATAGTTGGTTCGCTTTCTCTTGATTAACTCCGGTTTCTTGCATAATAATTCTAGCGCCTCTGTTAAATAGTTTGTTGTTGGTTAACTGCATATCAACCATTTTGTTGCCTTTTACCCTTCCTAATTTAATCATAATAGAAGTACTCAGCATATTTAGCACTAACTTTTGCGCGGTGCCGGCTTTCATTCTGGTTGAGCCGGTTACGAATTCAGGACCGGTAATAACTTCAATAGGAAACTTGGCTACTTTTGCCACTGGTGTGTTAGCATTACATACTAAGCAAGCTGTTGTAATTCCAGCTTTATTTGCAGCCTCCAGTCCACCTATCACATACGGCGTACTTCCTGACGCGGCGATACCTAATACTACGTCGTTACTATTGATTCTATGTTCTGAAAGGTCTTTCCAAGCCTGCTCTTTATCGTCCTCCGCAAATTCAACCGCTTTTCGTATAGCATGGTCTCCGCCTGCAATGAGTCCCACAATCCAATCAAATGGTACCCCAAAGGTCGGTGGACACTCAGAGGCATCTAATATTCCCAATCTACCACTTGTTCCGGCACCTATATAAAATAATCTGCCGCCTTCTTCCATCTTTGCCGCTGTAATGTTTACCACGGTTTCAATCTGTGGAATGGATTTTTCCACAATAGCGGGAACAGTTTGATCCTCTCTGTTAATGTTAGTAAGTAGTTCCTTAACTGACATTTTTTCCAAATCATTGTAGTTTGATTCTTTTTCAGTTGTATAATCCATCGTATTGTTTAACTGTCAATCTTTATTTTTAAAGAGCTAAAATATGCATTTTTATGCATTTTTATATTTTAAATATAAATAAACATGCATATTAAATCAATAACTCGTCAATCCTTTTGAAATTGTAGCCTTTCTCCATCAGTTTATTGAGGAGATGGGGCAATTTATTATAAAACTTATCCTTTCTCTTCGGCCCGGCGCCGACATGTATAAGCATAATAAATCCATTTAAATCCGTACTACTTTCTTTCTCGTAATGAAATATCGAATTCAGAATTACTTCAGACGAACGATAACTGTTTTCCATTTCGGGGTATGTGTAGTCTGCTGCTGTCAATGTTCCGGGCGTAAAGTTAATTAATTGTAAATGATGTTTTGTTGTCCATTTACTTATTTCACTGTTATACCATTCATAAGGAGGAAGAAAGTAAGCGGCTTTCTGTTTATCTATTCCAAATGCTTGCATTTTTCGATATACTTCATTCAAATCATCACTAAATTCCTTCTCAGTAACCAACAAGCTATCTCGTTTTTTCCAATCGCAATATAGTAAATGTTGGTCGGAGTGCGCACCAATATAATGTCCGTCATTTATTATACGCTCAATAGATGGTTTGTTTTCCCTGTTTGCATATAGCCGACCTGTAAAAAAGAAAGATGCCTTTACCTGATTATCTTTTAATACATCTAAAATGGTTTCTAAACCTTCTGTATACTCATCTCCCGAAAAAATCAATGAAATATTCCTTTCAGTAGTATCACCACGTATAACAGCCCCATAACTGTCGGTTACTTTTTTGCACGAGCCACCTCCGATGACTCGTTTTCTTTAGCTGCGAGTAAATAAACTAATGATGCTGTTCCGTCCATCGTTGGTTCATTCGTACTATAGTCGCCATAATCATCATGATAGACGACAAGTTCAGATTGAAATGAGGCGTATGTGTCAGGCTTATATAGGGTTATTCCAATAAGATTATTGTAAATATTCCCATATACAGGCCCGTCTACCAAACCACCATCAACAGGATAGTTATTCAGTTCTGTAAATGCAGAATGGGGCGCGGTAGGTGTGTCTCCCCATTCTGGCAAGCCATATACCATACTAGTTCCCCAAGGATTACAACCGAAAAGCCAATCAATGTTAGCTTGTTCCAATGCCTTATAGGTGGCATCTTGCGTTAGTTGTCGGTATAAATAACACTGTATTGCAAAAGAAACTGTTAAATTGTTAGAGCACCATATAAATGGTACTCCTCTCAAAAAGGCATTTTTTTCTGCTTTTCGATTTATCTTTTCGATGCCTTCCTTATAGTAATCACTGAACTCTCCACTGGGTTCTGCATTTCCGTTGGCTATTTCGTAATGTCCAAAATTGTGAAAAGGATACCATTGATAATGCCTAGCGGTATCGGCTCCTAACCAGGCTGTGATTTTTTCTTTTCTTCCGTAATCTATCGCTTGTACTAAAAAGTGCCGCTCTTTGGTTAGTTTCCATAGGTTTACAGCACCAAGTTGCATATCATCTTCCCAATTATCCTCTTCATAAAAATACGGTGCCATGTTAGGCGCTGTTTGGCATACCCCAGGTTTGGCTAACCCTAGGTGATATGCCGATAATGCTTTGTCTTTATAGATCATGGCTTCTCCATTATCTATATCTTTATATAACTGGGATGCGAGCGCGAAGGCGCTGGCAAACTTACCGGCAGTAGAGGCAACTCCAGTAGTTCTATTTTTATGTTTACCTAAACCCTGTACTTCTCCGCTAGCGAAATATACGGGGCGAGGTCCACCGGATCCCATCCCATAGTCGGTGGTGTCGTCGGTAGGCAGTCGCATCCCAGCATGATCACGGTCGTCGGCCAGTTGATTAAATAACCAATCTTCACGGGGATGCATTTTCTTTAACCATTTTAATCCCCAGGCAGCTTCGTCTAAGATATCCTCGATTCCGTTTTTTCCCGCTAAACCATTAGCTTGATAACGATCATCGAAAACCGATTTAAAATCTCTATAGGCGGCCAGCAAATGATAGGTAGCGTTGGCGGTGGTGGTGCTGTACTGTAAGTAGTCAGAAGCGTCATGCCATCCGCCTGAAACATCAATGATGGTGCTGTCTGGCATATGGCCGTACATCGTATAACCGTCTTGAGTGTGACAGGAGTCATTTAAGTAAGGGTTAAATCCACTACGTTGCTGCCGCATATAGCGGAGGGCGAAGTCGGCGGTTCCCTTGTATACGTCGTTAGCAATGCGGAATTCGGGAGATCTGATGGCGCCAGTTTTTAAATAGTATTTGCCGGTGTCGGTAAAAGCCGAAAAGTCCAATCTATATGTCTGTTGAAATGGCCCATATTTTCCATAGGGATCGCTCGCTTTCGCCTGATACACTTCCTTATTTGTTCGGGCGTCGACCAAGAAAAAGGAGTCGATGTTTCGCTCCTGAAGGGATCCCCAAACAGCTACTTTTACGCCTTTCGGGTAATAGCCCAGTTGGTTAATACGGATAACCGTTTTGGGTGCTTTATTGTCCTTTATTGTACACGAGGGGATACTAACCATCAAGCATAGGATAAATATTAAAACCGGTTTGAATAATCCTTTGGTTTTCATTAACTAGTATTTTAGACTGACAATTTTACCATCCATTGTACTTACCACCAATTTATTGCGTTTTATCGGTAATAGTGGGTTAATCAGGCAGTTGGATATTTTATATTGCCAAATTACCTTTCCAGATTGCCTACCAACGGCAGATAGTAAACCTGAATGGCTAGGAACCAGTATATTGTTGTTTGATTCTACGATGGCGGTTGGTGCTAATTCATAAGGAAGCCTGAGTGTAGACTGCCAGGCTATTTCCATGTCTGGAGCAGTTGTAGAGATCCCTATAAGCTGCCCGTCCATCGTTTTTGCGTATATCAATAAGCTATCAGTAGAAAGGCCAATTGATTCCCTGACCCTGTAGTCGTCTAATTGTTTTCGCCAAATAAGCTCTCCGTTCTCTGCGTCCAGTGCTGTCATATAGCGATCTGGTGCAACTATAAAGATCCGCCCGTTTGTAGCCACGGGATAACATGCTGCAGGTGATAACATCCGGCTTGTAGCTCCATTATGCCATTCCCATTTTTTTTCTCCGGTGGAAATATCCAAAGCATAAAATTCATTTCCCCAGGTGCCGAAATAGACTATATTGTTGTATACCGTTGGTTTAGCGGAGAGGTAACCTTTTAAACCTTCAAAGGTCCATAAAACATCGCCGTCAGTCACACGTATAGCCCTAAAAGTTCCATCTGACCCGCCAATGTAGGCGATCCCTTTTTCAATTGATGGCGATCCCAGAACCGCTTTCTGCGTCTCTATTTTCCACTTTAACGAACCGCTTTTTAGGTCGATGCCATAAATATAATTGTCGCTTGAGCCAACCACTACCGTATTCTTCCACACGGCCGGCGTTGAATATATTTTGCCTTTGGTTTTAAACTGCCATAATTTTTTGCCACTCTTGGCATTTATAGCGTAGACCTCACCGTTAGTGTTTCCGCTAACAATTTTATTTTTTGCATAAGCCATACCTGCACCAACATCACTTTTATCTTCAAATATCCATGCTTGCTTAACAGCGCTATATTTTCTATTAATCGAATAATCCGGACGCGGGTATCCGTTCGGCGACTGATCAAAATGGTGATTGTGCAATTTAACGCTATGCCAAGGTTTGTGTGTTATACTGTCTGGGGTTCGTTCCTGACATGTAGCTTCTTCTGAGGAAATCGTCACGATATTATAGCCTCCGGTTTCCTGCTCAGCTCGCAGGTTTGAACGACCCATAACGCCGGGTATACCCTCAAAATCATAGCTTTCGTTAATATGACCATGTCCACATAACATTAAGCGTATATCGTGCTTTTTTAATCGATCAATGGATTCGTACCAATTGTTTAAGGAAGAATCCTGTGGGTAGTGATTTACATAAATTAAGGGCAATTCCGGATCAATTGCGAGTATAGAATCCATCCATACCAAGTTTTCTCTTGGTATTTGACCAGGCCCCATACGCATGTTGGGTCCGGAGTTTGTCCCTGCAAAACGATAGCCATCATGGATGAAATAAAATGTTTCATCACCAAAAATTTTTCGAAAGCTATTTCCCCCGCTTTCAGACCAGTTCGTGTCGTGATTGCCGGGCACTAGGTAATAGGGGTTGTGTAAACTATCGAGTATTTGTTTGGCTAAGGTCAGCTCTTCATCGGAACCAAATTCGGTGATATCTCCGGAGATGATAATAAACTGAATTTCATTGTTCTGGTTGATGTCTTTTATCGTTCTTCTTAAATCTTCCGCACCTGTTTTGCTGCCAATATGAGTGTCGGTTACATGAGCAAACTTAAAATGTTGCGCATGGGATGTTAAAAACGGAAATAAAAGGATAAGTATGCTGTTTAGTATTTTCATCTGAGGTAGTGTTTATTGGAAATCTGTGTACAGAAGATATTTCTTACGCATATTTCTATAATCACGAAGTTCGTCTTGCCAGGTGTCCGCAATTTGCTCTTCCGTCATCCCAGCTTTTATCTGTTTGATGAGTTGGTCGTTACCGGCAAGTTTGTTAAAAAATTCGGGACGGGAAAAGAACTTGTCGGCAAAACCTGCTTTTTTTGATTTATTGTAAAAGTCAATCAGGTATTTTAAGGTAAATGTAGCATCAACGGCGTCTTCTTCTCTCAGATCTATGCCATAGCAGGTTTTTCCCTGCTGCTCAACGTGCGCACTCATTCCGGGTTTTGATCCTGGATTAAACGTGAAATCACCAAACTCAGGGTCCGGGTAACCCAACACCTGAAAAGGCCAGTCTGTCCCCCTGCCCACATTGATGTCTGTTCCTTCAAATAAACATAGCGACATATACAGGCGTACAGATAAATAGTTAGGTAGGCTAGGGGATGGGACTACTGGTAATTCATATTTGGTATTATGATCCCAATTTTTAACAGGAATGACCGTTAAATCACATTGTTTGCCATCTTCCAGCCAGCCCTCACCATTAATCATTTGGGCTAATTCTCCCACGGTTAAACCATGTATCATGGCTATTTTATGATAACTTACATTGGATTTGAATTTATCATCTTTTCTCACGGGACCGTTCACTTGGTCGCCATTTGGATTAGGTCTGTCTAGTACTATCAGTTTTTTATTTTGATTAACACATAACTGCATCACGCGATGCATGGACGTGATATAGGTATAAAAGCGGGCACCAACGTCTTGTAGGTCAAAAATCATAACATCGATAGATGCAACGATAGAGTCGGCCTTTTCATTTTTTCCGTATAAACTGTGCAGAGGCAATCCGGTTTTTTCATCCAAATCATTTGCCACTTTTTCGCCACGTTCTATGCTGCCCCGAAAACCATGTTCAGGGGCAAAAGCGAATTGCAGGTCAACGTTATTTGCTAATAAAACATCAACCAGATGCTTTTCGTCAGGACCTACAATGGAGGTTTGATTACCCATTAACCCTACTTTTTTCCCCTCAAGCAGGGGAAGGTAAGCCGCTGTCTGGTCGGCCCCCGTAAGTATGGTAGCATTGGTTTCTGATGAGGTGCTTTTTAACTTTTTGTTTTCTTTATCGGCATTATTTGAGGCACCCTGGGTACAGGCGGTATGGAAACAAATAACTGCTAAAACGAAAAATCTGAAATACTTTTTATTTATCATAATAATGCGCTTGTCGTCAAAAAAGAATTTTTGGCAAACATCGATAAATGTTATTTATATGCTGCTTACAGCAATAGCATTTAAATAACATTTATCGATGTTTGCCACTGGAATTTATTTTATTGTAGATGAAAATATAAGTTTATTTTGTCTTTTGCCAAAGGATTTTTATGTTAAATAATTTTTGATCTGTTTATTACCATCCTGGATTTTGTACTAATTCCGAACCATTTTCACGGTAAAGTGTAATTTGATCAATTGGTAGTGGATCCAGGTAATATTTGTCATTGTCAAATAGGCGTTGTGACTCTGCCCGGTAAGCTGGAACAATATAGCCCTCATTACCTGTTCTATCCAGCATCAGGTCATTTAGTGGTTCGGAATAGTCGGACTTATTTATCCATGCACCCATGTTCATGGTCTCATTCCCTCTGGTATCCACATACTCTAGCTTTTTCCAGCGGCGCAAATCATTATATCGCTGTCCTTCAAACATGAGTTCTATGCGACGTTCTCTCCTTATTTCCCAAATGATACCGGGCACTGTTGGGTCTCGTTCGGGATCGTCATAAACCGCACCATTTACCATGGCCTGATTACCCGAAACCTCCAGGGGCGGCATTTCACTACCGCCCCGGGCACGCAATACGTTGATCGATTTGTCGAGGTCCTCCTGAGTTAGATTACCCAATTCTGCAGCTGCCTCAGCGTAGTTGATCAGCACTTCACCATAACGCATCACCGGTGCGTCGGTGATGTTCAGGGAGCCGCTCCCTTCCGGCAGTGTTGCCAGCCCATCATTTAAGAATTTGTGTGACATATAGGCGCTGGATGAGTAGGGGGCGTGGACGCCCTGAACGTTCAGCGTAGAACGAAGGGTGGCCGTCATACGGGGGTCGCGGTTAGCGAGTATCTGCTCAATGCTTCGATCGCCCTGATAACGGGGAGACAGTTCGATGGGCAAACCATCATCACATAGGTAACTTTCAACTGCATTGCGGGAGATACCTGTTTGCGATTCGCGGTTGTTATACGACATGTGAGAGTGCGTTAGAATGCCCGCCTCATACTGTCTGAAAAGTATAATTTCGGCATTGCCGGAAAGGTCGGTCGACGTAAAGACCTCCCTATAGTCTGCATGTAGATTGTATCTTCCGGAACTGATGAGCTCATCGGCTGCCCATTTTGCTGCTTCAAGGTAAGTGGCAGCGCGTTCCTGATCGATATCGTGGTATTTTAACCAGGTACCTTCAAAAAGGAATACCTTTGACATATAAGCTAATACGACGTCTTTGTTAACGGATAGTTTTGCTGTTCCATCGCTAATTCTGACATGTTCTGCGGCAAACTGAAAATCTTCCAGTACGCGATCCATGACTCCCGTACGTGGATCCCGTGGCCGATAGAGTTCAGGATCATCTTCTTCCAATTCCTGATCGTACCAGGGCACATCTCCATAAGCATTCACCAGATCGGCATAGGCCATTCCCCGGAAAAAACGTGCTATGCCCGTCCAATGTTGAATGGCTTCTTCTTCCATGGGAACTTGAGGGATACGACTGATATAAATATTCGCCCTTCTAACCGATTCAAAATTCCAATTGGCGTCGTCGTTCGTGGGAACATTGAGCGGAAACTGTGCTGGCGCCGTTGGCGCAAAATCATCAATCATATCCTGACTTCCGAACCAAAAAGGTCCCCAACCATACCCGGCGCCATAGCCCATAAAAAACTCCCGATAAAAGCGATAGGAGAACGTTTCTACATTGCCTTCATTGCTCCAGAAATTATCATCGGTCATACTATCCAAAGGCTCGCGTTCCAGAAAATCTTTTTTACAATTGCTGAAGGTTAAGATACCGATCAGTAAAACCCATTTATATATGTACTTTTTCATGATTTCGTCAATTTATAGCGTTGCTTGTATACCAAATGAAAATGTTCTGCGGTAAGGATAGACCCGTCCGAAGGTATTGGGGTCATTTTCGCCGAGATCCGTATAATCCACCTCGGGATCAATGGGAACATCGAGGTTATCAAATTCAAACAGGTTCTCTCCGCTAAAGAAAACCCTTACCCTTTGCATCTTGATTTTATCTGTCAAGTGTTCCGGTAGTGTATAACCGAATGTGAGATTCTTCAGTCGCAAATAAGACATGTCTAATAAATATCTCGTTTGTGGCATCATGTTTCTTACCCCGTTGCTTTGATTATGCATGGTTGGCCGGGGATAAAAGGCATTAGGGTTATCTTCGGTCCAGTAATCCATTTGGTGTTCAAACCATGCCTCTTCGTTTCGGAAGCCGGGAACGAACATGCTACCAGACGCCCAAAGGTCGCGTTTTGCTACGCCTTGCAAAAAGAACCCTAGGTCAAAACCCTTATAAGCAAAATCCATACGTAAACCATAGAAATAGCGCGGTGTGGTATTCCCGATAACCCGTCGATCGCCCGGGTTTTCTGCCGTTCCATCACCCACATCGATTACGCCATCTCCGTTGAGGTCGCGGTATTTCACGTCACCCGGACCATAAAAGAAGTTTCCCGCCTCATAAAAACTTTGATCGGCTATTCCCGGAACGAGGATATAGCGGCCATTATCGGTAGTAATCAGGTTTCCGTTGGCATCCTGTTGAAAATCGTCACGGGTAAAGAAACGATCGGTTTCATAGCCCCATATCTCGCCTAGCACTTTGCCTTGATAATGACTGTCTGAGGTACCTGTGGTACTGATATTCGAGATATCCTCATATTTTGTGATCTTTTCGGTGAAATCGCTCAACTGACCACGCACGCTGATATTCAGTCCATTATTAAAGGCGTGTTGATAGCCGAGTTCCAGTTCCCAACCATTGGTTTGCATTTCACCGAAATTTCGTACTGGCGATTGGGCTCCGAAACTGTTTGGAAGCGTTATGCCCGGCGACAACATGTTACTAATCGTTCTTCTATAGCGATTAAATACGAGGTTTAACTTATCGTCAAAGAAGTTAGCATCCAGACCGATCTCTTTTGTTGTAAGCGTTTCCCAGGTTAAGGTACTTGATACCGGGACAGGGCTGTCAATTGTTGGTACAAAGGCGTCGCCGATCAGCCATTGTCCGTTAACATTTGAAGTCGGCGTCATGGGCATGGTCGATAGGAATCGATTGAGGCCTACTTCCTGCTGACCAACACTTCCATAGGAAGCACGTATTTTAAAGAAACTGAGGTAAGGTTTAGCAAAATCCATGAAGGCTTCTTCAGACAGTACATAACCCGCAGATGCGGAAGGGAAGAAGCCCCAGTTGTCATTCATCGGGAAGCGGGAAGAACCATCATAACGCCCGATCAACTCCAGTAAATATTTGTTTTTATAATCGTAGTTAATCCGCGCAAAGTAGCCTAAGGTAGACCATTGCCTGGCTTCGCTATTGACGGTTTGCTGTCCGGTTGCCAGTGGTAGTTCCGGCATTTCCGAGTCCATAAGGCCCAAGCGTTGTGCCGTTTGACCGCCCATACGGAATGTTTCCATATTGAGACCGCCGGTCAGTTTCATGTGATGATCTTGAATGGACTTATCATACGTAGCATACGCATTTACCACGTGTCTATTCTCTTTCCTGTTGGTAAATGCTACGCGGTTATGTGCATCCGAGGTGAAAGTCCGGTAGGTTAGTCCGCCGCCATCCCAAAAATCCAGACCGGAAACCCATCCACCATTGATATGATCCTGTTGATTGAAGGCGGTAAAGCTATAGTCGGCATCCAGGGTAAGTCCGGGTAATAAATTAAGCTTAGCGCCTAACGTTATTCTCGTCATATCATTTTTAAAAGTATTCATTTGTGCCTGTTCCACTTCCGTAATGGAATTACGCAAGGGTTCACCGTCGATGGTACCATAAGGGAAAGTTTTTGGCCAACGATAGAGATAAAACCAGGGGTCGTAAATATCGCCGCCAAACGAATATGGTTGGTTATAATTTGTATTGGAATAGAGCACTTTGGTAAACACGTCCAGGTATTTGTTTACGGAAGCGTTCAGTCCTAAGTTTAAATTGTAACGTTCAAATTTATCGGGATTGACTTTTAATACACCGCCTTCATTTAAATAACCCAAGCCTAAATTGTAGTTGATATTTTCGCTTCCGCCGCTGAAACCAAGATTGTGATTTTGCTGCGGCGTGCTGTTGCGCATATACATTTCCGGGGCATCCCATGGGCGGTAAAAATAGAGTCCGCCGCCCCGCATCTCCCAGTCACGTCCTTCCACCATCTCCATTCCGAGATTTTGGCCACCATATAAAGATTCCCATTCCCGCATACGTTCAATGGCAATATCATCAATGCGCGTACCAACTACCGATACAAATTCCTGTGAAGGGTTTTCTCTTCTTGCAGCAGCTAGCTGAGCGCTTGCGCCTTCAGCTGCAGGAGCGATATTCGGTGTTTTTGTTGGTTTCTGCCAGGCCAGGTTATTGCTGTATTCAACGCGTGTGGGAGTATTTCGCTTACCTGATTTTGTCGTAATCAAAATAACACCAAAGGCTGCCCGGGTACCATAAATCGCAGCGGCAGCATCTTTTACGACAGACATGCTTTCGATGTCATTTGGATTAACCATATTGAGGCTGGGTACTTCCACATTATCTACCAGAATTAAAGGGGCGGCTCCTGCGTCGCCGGCATTGAGTGATCCGGTTACGCCACGTAACCGGATCGTGGGATTCTGCCCTAAGGCACCGCTGGGAGTGGAGATATTCAATCCGGCAACGGCACCTTGAAGTCCGCGGGCAACGTCAGTGATCGGGCGTGTTTGCAGTGTCTTTTCTACATCAACAGTGGATACCGCACCCGTTAATGACGTCCTTTTCTGCGTTCCAAACCCCACCACCACTACTTCTTCTAACGCTCGTTGATCGTCGTCTAAGGAAATGTTAATAAGATCTTCGCTATCGGTAACGATAACCTCTCTACTTTCAGATCCAACGAAGGTGAAAATCAACGTCTGGCCAACATCCGCGCGGATGTTATAATTTCCCTGTGCATCTGTCCCAACTCCTTGATTGGTTTCTTTAACCTTTACCGAAACACCCGGTAAAGGCGATTGATCTTTGGCAGAGCTTACCCTACCGGTAATTGTTTTTTCCTGGGCCAGTACATGGACTGCCACAAATAAAAATCCCATAAAAAACAGGAGTAGTCTTTTCTTCATTGTAGATTGATTTTAAGGGGTGATATGTAGGATTAATTAAGTTCATCTTCGTGCCATATATTTAAAGCTAAGTCGCTTTTGTTCTCGAAAAATCCCGATCAGCTTAATACACAAGTCGCCTTAAAAATGCGTAGGTCTTTTTATTGGTTATCGCTGTACAATAATAAGTAATCTACTTTGATTATGCAAGTTTGTGCATTTTTACTTTTTAAAAACTAAGTAAATATGCATTTAAATGGCTATTTTAATGCAATTTTATGCATTATGTATTATGTTTGTGTTAAAAATAGATTGTTTTATTAATTCGCTTTATATTTTAAACTAATAAGCTGTTTCTTGTGGCTTTTTACCTATTAACTCCTAACCAACAGGCCCCATATATCTGCGTGGTATCAGGGTATGTCTTACTTTTAATCAGCATTTTCCCGATAAACCCTGATAGATCCCGATATAATCGGCGATTTTGGTCAGAAGTTAATTTGTGTTTGTTTACTATGGTTTTATACTATTGCATTGCCCAACTATAAGTGAAGGGATGAATGTTGATAAAAAAAATTATATTTACGATTCATATTAATTTTAACTGGGATATGCTAAAAGAAGAAAGGCAGGCATTTATTATACATGAAGTTAATCTGCATAATAAAGTATTGTCATCAGATCTGAGTGTTCAGCTTAATGTATCGGAAGACACAATACGTAGAGATTTGAATGAACTGGCTGAAAGTGGGAAAGTGCTGAAAGTCTATGGAGGAGCTTTGTCAAAATCGTTTCAGTATCCATTTCAGGACAACGAGGTTTACGCGCGAGAATCCAAAAAGAGCATAGCGCAAAAGGCTATAACACTTATACAGGATGGTATGGCAGTGTTATTGGGAGGTGGTACTACCATGTTAGAACTTGCACGAATGGTGCCAGAAAAAATGCAGTGTACTTTTTTTACAATCAGCCCGCTTGTAGCGCTCGAATTAGCAGAACGATCTGAAGACGATGTGATCTTAATAGGAGGTAAGTTAGCAAGAAGCACAAATGTAACAATCGGTTCGCAGGTAATCAATCAACTTTCCGAAATCAGAGTGGATTTATGTTTATTGGGTACCAATAGTCTTTCTGTAGAAGATGGCGTAACTGATTCTGATTGGGAAGTGGTACAGATAAAAAAAGCGATGCTAAGATGCTCTCAGAAAACAGGTATTCTCAGTATAGCCGAAAAGTTAAATTCGGTACAAAAAATGAAAGTCTGTAATGTAAATGCGATTGACTATCTAGTGACTGATCTCGATCCCTTACATGATAGTTTGGCTAGATTTTCTCAGGTCGTAAAGATTATATAACCTAATAGTAACCCGAAAGCGTTAAAAATTGTTAAGAGTTTACGTTTTTATAAGGTTTCTTATTTCATTTTAATGTTAAATCGTATTTTTATAACATGAATATGTCAATGCAAAGTTTTTATTTATTTTGCTGTTTGAACATACGGTTGTAATTGTTTAATATTGTTGAAACAGACCAACCAAAAGAGATTTTTATTTACGACTTGTAACAGTGAAAAATCTTCGTATCGAGCTTCATCTAATGATGGGCCTAG
This Olivibacter sp. SDN3 DNA region includes the following protein-coding sequences:
- a CDS encoding TonB-dependent receptor; the protein is MKKRLLLFFMGFLFVAVHVLAQEKTITGRVSSAKDQSPLPGVSVKVKETNQGVGTDAQGNYNIRADVGQTLIFTFVGSESREVIVTDSEDLINISLDDDQRALEEVVVVGFGTQKRTSLTGAVSTVDVEKTLQTRPITDVARGLQGAVAGLNISTPSGALGQNPTIRLRGVTGSLNAGDAGAAPLILVDNVEVPSLNMVNPNDIESMSVVKDAAAAIYGTRAAFGVILITTKSGKRNTPTRVEYSNNLAWQKPTKTPNIAPAAEGASAQLAAARRENPSQEFVSVVGTRIDDIAIERMREWESLYGGQNLGMEMVEGRDWEMRGGGLYFYRPWDAPEMYMRNSTPQQNHNLGFSGGSENINYNLGLGYLNEGGVLKVNPDKFERYNLNLGLNASVNKYLDVFTKVLYSNTNYNQPYSFGGDIYDPWFYLYRWPKTFPYGTIDGEPLRNSITEVEQAQMNTFKNDMTRITLGAKLNLLPGLTLDADYSFTAFNQQDHINGGWVSGLDFWDGGGLTYRTFTSDAHNRVAFTNRKENRHVVNAYATYDKSIQDHHMKLTGGLNMETFRMGGQTAQRLGLMDSEMPELPLATGQQTVNSEARQWSTLGYFARINYDYKNKYLLELIGRYDGSSRFPMNDNWGFFPSASAGYVLSEEAFMDFAKPYLSFFKIRASYGSVGQQEVGLNRFLSTMPMTPTSNVNGQWLIGDAFVPTIDSPVPVSSTLTWETLTTKEIGLDANFFDDKLNLVFNRYRRTISNMLSPGITLPNSFGAQSPVRNFGEMQTNGWELELGYQHAFNNGLNISVRGQLSDFTEKITKYEDISNISTTGTSDSHYQGKVLGEIWGYETDRFFTRDDFQQDANGNLITTDNGRYILVPGIADQSFYEAGNFFYGPGDVKYRDLNGDGVIDVGDGTAENPGDRRVIGNTTPRYFYGLRMDFAYKGFDLGFFLQGVAKRDLWASGSMFVPGFRNEEAWFEHQMDYWTEDNPNAFYPRPTMHNQSNGVRNMMPQTRYLLDMSYLRLKNLTFGYTLPEHLTDKIKMQRVRVFFSGENLFEFDNLDVPIDPEVDYTDLGENDPNTFGRVYPYRRTFSFGIQATL
- a CDS encoding RagB/SusD family nutrient uptake outer membrane protein, which produces MKKYIYKWVLLIGILTFSNCKKDFLEREPLDSMTDDNFWSNEGNVETFSYRFYREFFMGYGAGYGWGPFWFGSQDMIDDFAPTAPAQFPLNVPTNDDANWNFESVRRANIYISRIPQVPMEEEAIQHWTGIARFFRGMAYADLVNAYGDVPWYDQELEEDDPELYRPRDPRTGVMDRVLEDFQFAAEHVRISDGTAKLSVNKDVVLAYMSKVFLFEGTWLKYHDIDQERAATYLEAAKWAADELISSGRYNLHADYREVFTSTDLSGNAEIILFRQYEAGILTHSHMSYNNRESQTGISRNAVESYLCDDGLPIELSPRYQGDRSIEQILANRDPRMTATLRSTLNVQGVHAPYSSSAYMSHKFLNDGLATLPEGSGSLNITDAPVMRYGEVLINYAEAAAELGNLTQEDLDKSINVLRARGGSEMPPLEVSGNQAMVNGAVYDDPERDPTVPGIIWEIRRERRIELMFEGQRYNDLRRWKKLEYVDTRGNETMNMGAWINKSDYSEPLNDLMLDRTGNEGYIVPAYRAESQRLFDNDKYYLDPLPIDQITLYRENGSELVQNPGW
- a CDS encoding DeoR/GlpR family DNA-binding transcription regulator, whose product is MLKEERQAFIIHEVNLHNKVLSSDLSVQLNVSEDTIRRDLNELAESGKVLKVYGGALSKSFQYPFQDNEVYARESKKSIAQKAITLIQDGMAVLLGGGTTMLELARMVPEKMQCTFFTISPLVALELAERSEDDVILIGGKLARSTNVTIGSQVINQLSEIRVDLCLLGTNSLSVEDGVTDSDWEVVQIKKAMLRCSQKTGILSIAEKLNSVQKMKVCNVNAIDYLVTDLDPLHDSLARFSQVVKII